The window tttgtttgacacgaataggcttcaaAACTattggtccgatttgaaaaactCTTTCACTGATGAGAACCtccattatccccgctgaacataggatacaatttatttaaaaaaaaaatcaaaaattttgaaataaattatagcattttaaataaatatttttatattttattttcgaaaaaatcGATATTGTAGCCCAAGGTGGCATTGCCTATATCTTCCATctacgcgaacgaagtcgcgggcaactgctagtcaTATTTAGATGAACCTTAAACTGCCGTATAGGCCAGTTATGATTTcccttttaatattatttggacaATCCTGCTGGCTATCAGCTCTTAACctaattttattgaagttgTTGGTTTAGAGCGCCCTCTCTACTTTATAATGATTTAGGATCATCGCCATTAAATTTGTGAATAGTTTCCATTCTGTTTgagcattaaatattaacaagcatccctattttttagtttatgatGCAAATGATGTTTAGTACTGCCCTAGTTATTATCTTATAGTTATGTTTGTAAAGCATTGTTGGTCGTGATAGAGTTATCCAAATCGATctcctttttaacattttttttggatgGTAATGAGATTTTAATAGTAGCATTCTGATGAGTCCTCAGTTACCACATCAGTGTTTTACACTTCTACAAACTATGAGGCTATTTTATCagacatatttgtttttaattcccttttatttttgtgcattttgtttgtcttcgggttataataaattattatcggTAAGTTTAAGAGCTGTACACCTATAGCCAtcagttttgtttgctttttttaatttgtcaggGACTTTCGTTTTACCTTACACAATTAGTCATAAGGGAGATATTGGAGATAAGAGCTATAGGGCTTACTAGCACCTCTTAGAAGAAGATCATTGCAGTCGTGGCAGAAAGACATCGCTCTTTGCCATGTAAGGCAAGGCGATAAAATCCTTAGGCTTGTTGAgatgtcaatttatttatactctatagtctatactaatattataaagaagaaagatttgattgtttgtttgacacgaataggcttcgaaactactggaccgatttgaaaaaatctttcactgttgagaagctacattatcccgctgaacataggctataatttattttgaaaaatattagggttccgtaagaaaattacaataatgtaaccaaaggtgtaaaatcggaaacctatttctgcgtaggCTGctacaatagaacaaaatgatgtactacggtTTGCttaccacgtggacgaagtcgtgggcaactgCTAGTTTCTTATATAAATAGTTACTCTTCTTCTATGTATGCTGCGAATCAAAATACACCCGAAGATCGAGATTcgaatattttgattataaaaatgtaggtacctaaaaaTCCTTCATTACAGGGCCCATATAAGGCTGTACCGTTGAGACTTGAACCGTGCGAGAAGACCACGTACCAACGGCATAAGAATTCGCCGATGAAATTTTATGCTCAAATATATAACACCAGTACGAAACATTTCTTATTGCGTGGCAATTTTACTGTATCCAGGAATGTGCCAAATGCAaaggtaatttttaatttggaaaagaGTAGCTTTTACTCAGATTTTGCaatattacttacttaactTGAAGATAAACGCGTCAGCGAAAAATTTCCAAAATCACTTCACACTTTACTTTCACATATCTCCGACGCTATACAATCCTTATACGCGGTgctgatattattatgtgttaAAAGTAACAATAGTCAAAACGAAAATCACTCTTATAAACGTTCAATAATAACTCTTTGATATAATCCGTCGGAGGCAAAGTTGTCGTGATTTTCGTTCGTTCATAATACACTTTCCTAATAAAAATTACCTTCCAGATTGCAATCACGTCTTATATTTGGCTGGATGATAAATGGAGGAAGAATTTCATCGTGTCAAATTTAGGCTGCAGGGGGATGCTGATGCCTGTACTAAGTGCAGCGGTCAGCGTGAAGTATGATCGGAGTCATTGCGCTTTTGAAAAGGTTCGTTTCTATTAACTGATCTGAATTTTGGTAAGTCGTAAAGGACCtttgaaattaattgttattatcgAAACATTCAcgttaaaatacattaatttgaaaCGTCAGCAATGTTTTCGGGCTTCAGAGACTGGAGCATGGAACTGTTTGTTTCAAATACGATGAACTGGGATAAGCTGGATCTTTTTTTGGTGACCTGGTGGAAATTCTGATATACTTCCTTCGCCTTACTGGGTCTAGGTCAGCTAAAAAGACTCGGATATTTTGGTACAAATCAAACCATCTAAGTCTGACTCAAACCTACATATTTATCTTGGATGAAAATTTACATGCTTACCATGccttttggtatttttttcgcTTTTCATCTTTccttactattatttttcagGGAAAATACACGTTTAGCAACATTCACATGGACGATGTATCTCATCTGATAACAAAAACTATGGAGTACGGGAGGACTCTATGGCGAACCGAAATACTATTGACTGCTAGAACAATACAGACTCTAGTGTGCATTGAAAGTGAAGCCAAGGTATTGCCGGCGTGATGGTATAAAGGGGGAATGAGcgataattatgtatttgtaacttaataaatatcttgacagacagacaatttgtttgatgttttgCTTCTGAGAGAAAAAAAGGCTAATTTATTCGAGCTTTGCAAGTAATCTAAgttcatcatcctagccttttcccaattttgtgggatcggcttccagtcttaccggatgCTGCTAAGTACCAGCAATTTACAAGGAGTTATTGCGTATTTGACCACCTCCAGAGAAAgttaaagcaataaaatcatttttgagtACTGACCTAGTGAGCTGTTTAACAGGTTTCCAAAATGAGAATAGTAAAAAAGAAGAGATATAAATTTAAAGGTTTTCTAAgcgatgaaagaaaatatcGGGATATTACCTATTTCTTTCAACAACTAGATTGTAGGACAAACTAGCGAACCACTTACCATAATGACAGAATAGATATCGGAAAATTATTCGACTGATGTGGTTCTGACACCCAATTATTTGGTCGTTAGAAATTGTGATATTCAACGAATTCTGGTACATTCCATTCATAAATATAGGAgccatttaaaatgttatctttatttGGAATTTTGTGTATTAGTTGGATTATAATTGgggtttaattaattgtttgctAATTGAAGGTGAATGACGTAGAAGACgtagattttaaattgtttttaccaGAAGAGAGGTATTTGGTGATCGGTAGGACACAAAATACTGGTGCAGTCTAGTGATACTAATGAACCTAGGCCTTTACCtttctttttaagttatatattattataagaccCTTTGGTGAAGCggattcgtaattatttattcaacaacggcttactcacgcgtatttatcaggatgtTCCGACTTGCTCCGGACttaaccggagtctttaattaTGACCTGATGTTGAATACTGCATAATGTTCTGCATGTTATTCTAAGTCATAACTAAATCCGGTTAAGAAAACAGCGTAAAGCCACCATCAAAACTGGTGTCTTGCTTTAGAGGTTCTGGTAGGCACCTTGgattaaaagtatttatcttTTTCATCATTTTTCCAGCAGTGAGAATATCTCAAGCTGGTATAATGTAATGCCTTTTATGAGATGGACTTTatggatagccgaatggtaCAGGTCACCACGTTAAACTCaccgtgcgcgacgtgtcgtggggtCAATCGCCGTGTAGGATACACATTTTTGCGCTCCATTAatacttgttccgagtctgggtgactttTGTACGAGGCTTGAATGCTGGCCAAAcccttgcgacacaaggattaaattccataacgcgagagtatttttttttaggaatgaagtttattatatttgcctAGAATAGTCAAACGAACGGCCTTAGCAAGCAcgattatattatgtaaaatacaaattaatattccGATATagctataattataaattctaactGGTTTGCGCCTCATTTAATAACATAGATCACAACATATCctcatctctttcccacataAGGATTTTACATTTATCCTTTTCATCATAAACttgaactttaaattattcttatttagaTGTCATTCTTGCAAAAACAGGCGTGGATGCCGATCgttttagtgaaataaaaactttttggtgatttttttttaaattggttgttaataaatattaacatggTAAGAGCTGGTCTGTTTTATGGTGATTTTCGAAATAGTGTTGAGTTTTAAAACgtggaaaaaaatgtttgtagtgATTTTTATAATGGTGATTATGTGGTGATGAATGGTTTCTGTGAagaaaagtttgttttaagGCTGTATCTCTAGGGTAGAAACGGAATCCTGTCACTAATTATATAAGAATGTATTTTCTTCATAAGCCcctgaatttatttgtttgtcaagCAGATACAGTTactgtttaaatgaaaaacctGTTAATGATCCGTGGTTAACCTTTCTAAAGACAATTTTTGAATCGCAAGATTTCCAAACATATTAAATACCTGGGATTCACTCGTTACTTCTTGTCGCGCAAGAATTTTTTGTTcgatgaataaacaaatatttgtaatattataatcaacTATTACttactaacaatattattacgaGATTCCTATCTGTCTGTAATCAAAAATTAGCTTTAATCACCATTTTATAGCCGTAATGGTTATTCCAGAGAAAGTACTataaaaattatcttaattcctccaattaagataatttttgtttactatAAACATAACTTAGAAAAATTTCGAAGTTATAAAGAGGCCTAATATGGGGCCTCGTCTTCTATAATTGCAGTGTCGATTTCCGTataacaaaaatttttttttgttgttgataaaCGTTCTTATCACGAAACAGACttgttttgctttaaaatttttttttaaatggcataGCATGTTTCCGAACCAAAATatgtaaagaatattttatgacacttactttaaaaagtgtttGTGAACAGATAGGTAAAAGTGTATGAgttaatgtatttgtaaaacaaatattattttgtgtgagTCACAGATGCTTTATTTAATGctagggtgtctttgtgcatgacgttaaaaaatgttaaagttcttaaaaaaatgtgactcccgcattaaggaatttaatacttgtgtgcAGGGGgcttcacagacattcaagtcacacccAGACTCAATACAACCATTCGTctatcatacaaatatttgttcttcgCGGGTTTCTTAtccgcgacacttcgcgctcagtgggtttggcgtggtgacctcaatcacttgGCTATCCATAAAGTTCGCTTTTTATCTACGTTTAAATATTACTACTGAAAGTCTCGTTACGCAAAATTGCTACAAATCCGCCACAATTTAcagaaaatgttacattttctaCCATACCTTTCAGATTAGAGCTCTAAGCTCTTTACTCGCTGTAGCCCTAGCGGGTTCAGCTTTAGGCCAGGGTCAAGACTTCGGCCTCATATCACCATGTCCAACAGTGTTCATGTATGAGCCACTTGGAGCTGAACCTGGGAAGTGGTATGGAAATATCAACCTCTCCACAGACACGCCGTTGTACGCACTGTGGCTGAACATTGGGGTCGACAGCAAAGCTGATTTACTTGGGGTAAGTTTCACTTCCAACTGTAGGACTTTCCGTTTCTAGGTCCCTTGATGAGTTCTTATAACGTAATATGATATTCGGTTGAATgaacatgaaaaataattaaaccagcGATggatgtaaaacattttttgttttactccTTGGTAGTcaatgtgttaaataaattgtatgtgcctaaaataaattgctttcaGAATTGGATCGGTGAAGTCACCACTGACAATAATGTCGACTTTAAGATAGAAAATCCAAGTTTGAAGATCAATCCACAATCACCTTTACATATGAGATTCTTCATTCAATATAACGCTAAGAATAAACCACCAAAACTCCTAAACATCAGGTTTAATGGAAAGGAAATATGCACAGCTAAAACTGTTAGAGATACATCTAAAATTGATATCACAACTACGACTACAGCAAGGCCTGTGGTGAACACATCGAGAATCAATGAGAGGTTGCAAAGTACCCAAAAaccgacacaaaaatattggattcaGGCGACCAGTGAGAACAGCCCAGTAAAAGCTGAGGATAAGACAAAACAAACTACTGTCAGACCGTCAATTTGGAATCACGCTTTCTTTCAAGTGGCCAATGACGCCAAAAAACCCGTCGATAAACTATCTTCCCAAGTTTTGAATAACAAACCAGTGAGCACAAAGCCAAAAGAACAGGCACAAACAATTACAGAAACCAAGACACAGCCGATCCCAGCTGCATACATCCGACCACTAGAATCTGAAACCAAACAAAAACCTCTACCAGTCATAGACAACTGGCCGAATAGAAATCCAGTTAAGGGCAAAAGACCACCAATAACATTTGTACTAAGCAACGAAGGTGCTACTCCAGACCAAGAGGATAAAGATCAGCCTATATACGAAAGACCGAAGAGCCAAGATCAGTCTGGGAACAGGCAAATTGTACAGACAGAAGCGTCTTACACAGTGCCTGCTAAAACACAGGAAGATGATATTGTTGGCAAGTGGCCTGAAGAACAACCATCCCGATGGACTGACGTAAACAACGGCAGAGTGACATTGGAATCAGCTGTTGATCGTCCAAAATAGTAAGTATACCTTTCAAAAGACCAGTCATCACAATTTGTACCATAATGCTTAATGCATAAGCTGTATTTTGCCTTACCAAGGATGTCTAAAGAAGGTTTGCGtgactaacaataaaaaatctaattaaaatagtttcggAAAACTTGTGTCGAAAACTTAAGCTGGGACAAGCTTCCTTGAACCAAAGTTTCCTATCTAATACAATTAGCTAAGTTTAGTTTTGCAACTTTGTTTTATCATGTAGGTTACGATACAGCTTAGGTAGTCTCTGGTGCATCTGCATTGGACCggttttatgtaattatagggtattttaaacatacctCGCTATCAGCTGGGATTTCTAAGAATTTGTTAATAATGTCGAAggtgttctttttatttaatcgcACTAGTTTGTCCTACCTGGACACCCTATTTATATTTAGGAATTTTAAGCATGTACATAAATGTTGTATCTTTTCAACCTATTTTTGGCGTCGAGCTAAGGTCGCTATCAATAGCATTTGACatacgtatattttatgtaataggtCTTTTGAGTCTTACAAAATCTTGGaataaaaattttgtaaatttatttcaaataacttaaaaagaaagaaCTCATAAATTGTGTCTTTACAGTACTGCTATAAATAAGACTGAAATAAACTTATTCCTATTTGTCTTCTTGAACAGCGAGGACCAGAACTCGGGCAGTCGCGATCAACTGCCCGCTAGATACCAAGCCACTACTGAAACTCCTCCAAGACAGACTGATTCCCCAGAAATCGCAGATTTTGATAACATTGAGGGCGCGTAAGTACTTACACAATATTGTAAGCTATCTGCAATGTGGTATTTGACCATTGACATCAACATATATGGCGTGACGTCACTAGTTCAGGTTTTGTCGTACCGTATGTCACCAGCTCCCACTCTTAAGAAACCCGCTATCagatcttataataataattaattaataatttatttatttctcagacAACAGAGGTCCACGGGTTAGTTACAGAAACACTTATAAAAGCTATGTTAGtaacacacacataaaatataataataaaaccttagtCTTAAAATGATatcattgcatttgttttttcatacccctgagacattttgttttttcatcgaatattttttttctttactatggcaaaacaacgtttgctggaaAAGCTAgtctattatatttatcaaatttttgTGTACGAAATTAAACTAATCCTAAACAGCTCGACCGgttctcatgaaattttatgtgCGTACCTGTTGGgaaggtctgagaataggacaacatctatttttcattgcttttttattccctagaacatatttatatgtatgccaaaacaacgttttctggGATAGCTATAAGCAAGCTTTagcagaatattaataaaattgtcgtGTCACATTGTTTATTACAAGACTCCGAAATAGTTTCGCCGAcgtttatgaaattttatgtgcATATTATGTAAGTCTGAGTCTATCTCCTTAGCTCTACTTTGCTccgtcatatatttttatttttgaatctaGGAATAATTAATATGGAAAACAACGTTTTTCGAGTTAGCTAGtacatttataagtatattCTTTATACCTAGTCGAGGTATATATTACATCACTTAGAAATGTGACTGTTACTTTTCTGATAATAAtaccaataattaaattagaagtAAAGAATGAATCTGAAAATTGAAGATGCACaacttgaatattaaatgaGATAAAGTTGTAATACCGGATGGTCATGTTTTTGAACTGACCTTTTTGTGGACGAGGACAACACTAAGCaagtaaacaagaaaaaatgtattttatctttttattagaATATCCGTGAGATTATGTTATGTTTAAGGAAAGtacatacaaaatacttttcgaACAGAAATTGGGAACGTGATAAACTTGTGTAtctgcataaaaaaatattcatattattacttGACTAGACTATTCTCAAAATATTGTCCtcctataaaattatatttaattttttaattaaatgcccGATTTTCTCGAAGAAACTTATACGCACGAAACTTATAAGCTAGTGTTTACCTATATTTAGTAATAGTTCCCGCATTTATTAATAAGAATCATTAATTTTGATCATGAAATAGTAGATACCACAAATGAACAATTCATgaacaatttttacattttgtttgaatacatagttaaaataaacattacaatataTACCATTACAATGCATGACATCACAGAAAATACAATGAATTGAGCAACAACACACcgtcaaaaacaaacaagagaatttactaaaacaatacaatccgtggtcaatattaaataatgtagaatTAAATGTAagcaaattgtaaattattaaatatatcaatgaCCGTAGtaaaaaatgtgtgtttttctatcttgttctttttgtttctattgttttaacatGTAGTCTTGTTTTGAATGGACATTTGCTTGTCTATATTGTGTCCTATATGCGATATGCGTCATAGTCGAAGAATGCTTTTCTTTTCTCTTCTTTGCCACagtgcaagtttttttttatagtttcgtGCCTTAAATACGAGACCTGCA is drawn from Trichoplusia ni isolate ovarian cell line Hi5 chromosome 18, tn1, whole genome shotgun sequence and contains these coding sequences:
- the LOC113503068 gene encoding plasminogen-like; this encodes MRFFIQYNAKNKPPKLLNIRFNGKEICTAKTVRDTSKIDITTTTTARPVVNTSRINERLQSTQKPTQKYWIQATSENSPVKAEDKTKQTTVRPSIWNHAFFQVANDAKKPVDKLSSQVLNNKPVSTKPKEQAQTITETKTQPIPAAYIRPLESETKQKPLPVIDNWPNRNPVKGKRPPITFVLSNEGATPDQEDKDQPIYERPKSQDQSGNRQIVQTEASYTVPAKTQEDDIVGKWPEEQPSRWTDVNNGRVTLESAVDRPKYEDQNSGSRDQLPARYQATTETPPRQTDSPEIADFDNIEGAKDEYEYYGGGLPTIYIPAHVPSRVADANCGMATDEARWPWQVALYQQQTVDFKYICGGTLISRRHVVTAAHCICRKRSRRVVNHNTLTMFLGKPNLRISGEGVQVTFVNNIIVHPEYNSTTFDRNVAMLELRSPVTYSTWVQPACLWPEAEVDLGSIIGKKGSVVGWGLGSAKQELNLLEMPVVDRETCLGAFGDFYRQYTSSYTYCAGYGTSTCNGDSGGGMVFKKGGSWYLRGLVSLTFAKRNDGRCDQDQYVIFTDLARMLPWIEKNLGDY